In Alteromonas sp. V450, the following proteins share a genomic window:
- the mfd gene encoding transcription-repair coupling factor, which translates to MTATLLSLPLPAPKKEASSQDHKQWGQLQGSSAALCISQALSQYQGPIVLITADTPSAMKLEKEIAFFLSDNTKNTPITLFPDWETLPYDSFSPHQDIVSQRLETLFRFTQQGEGIFIVPVNTLMQRLAPTDYLAKYLLMLNKGDTLDRDQFRRNLEQAGYLHVSQVMSHSEFSVRGSIIDLFPMGSDQPFRIDLFDDEIDSIRYFDTETQRSGEAVNKIRLLPAREFPTDKEAITLFRQQFLEKFDANNASESVFSQVSKGTMPSGVEYYLPLFFEKTATLFDYLHPKSLLLLHGDVQDASEFFWADVQERYEQYRYNLARPLLAPDELFLPINELFGAIKQWPRASLSSKVLEEKQGSTNLQCEKLDDIAINSQKKVPAERLIKTVNHATDNGAKVLFCAETQGRREGLLTVLAKAGIKPKIVDSFSDFTASHDTIGITVGMVDNSFRWQTQEGELLFITETELLGQKVSQRRLRDKRTATDESAIIRNLAELSIGQPVVHLDHGVGRYLGLQTLDAGGVATEYLCIEYAKQSKLYVPVASLHLISRYTGGDADSAPVSALGSDAWSKAKQKAAEKVRDVAAELLDVYARRAAKPGFAYKINWDDYQAFSDSFPFEETPDQAQAIAAVMHDMGSPSAMDRLVCGDVGFGKTEVAMRAAFLAANAGKQVAILVPTTLLAQQHYENFKDRFAAWPFEIEVMSRFVSGKAQKSVVERIGEGKVDIVVGTHKLLSSDIKYKDLGLVIIDEEHRFGVRQKEKLKSLRADVDILTLTATPIPRTLNMALSGMRDLSIIATAPARRLSIKTFVQQRNKAVIREAIMREILRGGQVYFLHNEVDSIARTAEEIAEIVPEARIAVGHGQMRERELEGVMSDFYHQRYNVLVCTTIIETGIDVPSANTIIMDRADHLGLAQLHQLRGRVGRSHHQAYAYLLTPHPKRMTKDAVKRLEAISQLEDLGAGFALATHDLEIRGAGELLGDDQSGQIASIGFSLYMDMLDKAVNALKEGREPSLDDATSGHTEVELRIPALLPEDYIADVNTRLSLYKRLASCTTQEDIDEFQVECIDRFGLLPEPAKNLIEVAEIKLKAQDLGILKVDLSAQGGTIEFKETTKVNPGFIISLVQTKPNTFKFEGSQKLRLVKKTETAKERIAFISDIIADFAKESR; encoded by the coding sequence ATGACAGCCACTTTATTATCGCTTCCATTACCTGCGCCTAAAAAAGAAGCCTCATCACAAGATCACAAACAGTGGGGCCAACTTCAAGGCAGTAGCGCCGCGCTATGTATAAGCCAAGCCCTTAGCCAGTATCAAGGCCCGATTGTACTGATTACCGCCGACACTCCCTCGGCAATGAAGCTTGAAAAAGAAATAGCGTTCTTTTTGAGCGATAATACAAAAAATACGCCCATTACCTTATTTCCAGATTGGGAAACGCTGCCCTACGATTCGTTTTCACCCCATCAAGACATCGTTTCTCAGCGACTAGAAACTCTGTTCCGTTTTACCCAGCAAGGTGAAGGCATTTTTATTGTGCCCGTTAACACGTTAATGCAGCGTCTTGCCCCTACCGACTATTTAGCAAAGTACCTACTAATGCTAAATAAGGGCGACACATTAGACAGAGATCAATTCAGACGAAACCTAGAGCAAGCTGGCTACCTGCATGTAAGCCAAGTAATGAGCCACAGCGAATTTTCTGTACGCGGCAGCATTATCGACCTCTTTCCTATGGGAAGCGACCAGCCGTTTCGTATAGATTTATTCGACGATGAAATCGACTCTATTCGCTATTTCGATACTGAAACTCAACGCTCAGGCGAAGCGGTAAATAAAATTCGTTTGTTACCTGCCCGTGAATTCCCAACAGATAAAGAAGCAATCACCCTTTTCCGCCAGCAGTTTTTAGAAAAGTTCGATGCAAACAATGCATCTGAGAGCGTATTTTCTCAGGTAAGCAAAGGCACCATGCCAAGCGGTGTGGAGTATTACCTCCCCCTTTTCTTTGAAAAAACCGCCACGCTCTTTGACTACCTTCACCCGAAAAGCCTGTTATTACTTCACGGCGACGTGCAGGACGCTAGCGAATTTTTCTGGGCCGACGTGCAAGAACGCTACGAGCAATATCGCTACAACCTAGCCCGCCCATTGCTCGCGCCAGACGAACTATTTTTACCTATTAACGAGCTGTTCGGGGCCATTAAACAGTGGCCTAGAGCATCCCTTTCCAGCAAGGTACTTGAAGAAAAACAAGGCTCTACCAACCTACAGTGTGAAAAGCTTGATGACATTGCGATTAACTCGCAGAAAAAAGTACCTGCTGAACGACTTATTAAAACCGTAAATCACGCCACTGACAACGGGGCTAAAGTACTGTTTTGTGCTGAAACCCAAGGCAGACGAGAAGGCTTGCTAACCGTTCTGGCTAAAGCGGGCATTAAGCCAAAGATTGTTGATAGCTTTAGCGACTTCACAGCAAGCCACGATACTATTGGTATCACGGTGGGTATGGTTGATAACAGCTTTCGCTGGCAAACTCAGGAAGGCGAGCTGTTATTCATTACAGAAACAGAGCTATTAGGCCAGAAAGTTAGTCAGCGTCGTCTTCGCGATAAACGCACTGCCACCGACGAAAGCGCCATTATCCGTAACTTGGCCGAACTTTCTATTGGCCAACCGGTTGTACACTTAGATCACGGCGTTGGCCGTTATCTAGGGCTACAAACACTAGATGCAGGCGGTGTAGCAACCGAATATTTGTGTATTGAGTACGCCAAGCAGTCTAAGCTTTATGTGCCCGTGGCCTCGCTTCACTTAATTTCACGCTACACCGGTGGCGACGCAGACAGCGCGCCAGTTAGCGCCCTAGGCTCTGACGCATGGTCAAAGGCCAAGCAAAAGGCCGCTGAAAAAGTACGTGACGTAGCCGCCGAGCTTTTAGATGTATACGCCCGCCGTGCAGCCAAGCCAGGTTTTGCCTACAAGATTAATTGGGACGACTACCAAGCATTTTCAGACAGCTTCCCTTTTGAAGAAACGCCCGACCAAGCCCAAGCCATAGCTGCGGTTATGCACGATATGGGAAGCCCATCTGCAATGGACCGTTTAGTATGTGGTGACGTTGGCTTCGGTAAGACTGAAGTTGCAATGCGAGCTGCTTTCCTTGCCGCTAATGCTGGTAAACAGGTGGCCATATTAGTGCCTACCACCCTGCTTGCGCAGCAACACTATGAGAACTTTAAAGACCGTTTTGCGGCATGGCCGTTTGAAATTGAAGTCATGAGCCGCTTTGTAAGCGGCAAAGCGCAAAAATCTGTGGTTGAGCGTATCGGCGAAGGCAAAGTAGATATCGTAGTGGGCACACATAAGTTACTGTCTAGCGATATTAAATATAAAGACTTAGGCCTTGTGATCATCGACGAAGAACACCGCTTTGGCGTACGTCAAAAAGAGAAGCTTAAGTCACTGCGTGCCGATGTCGATATTCTAACCCTTACCGCTACACCTATTCCACGTACGCTTAACATGGCGCTATCTGGCATGCGCGACTTATCGATTATTGCCACAGCCCCTGCACGTCGTTTATCAATTAAAACCTTTGTGCAGCAGCGTAACAAAGCCGTTATTCGCGAAGCCATTATGCGTGAAATTTTGCGTGGTGGTCAGGTTTACTTCCTTCACAATGAAGTGGATAGCATTGCACGAACAGCCGAAGAAATTGCCGAAATTGTTCCCGAAGCCCGTATTGCAGTGGGCCACGGTCAAATGCGCGAGCGCGAGCTAGAAGGCGTAATGAGCGACTTCTACCACCAGCGTTACAACGTGTTAGTGTGTACCACTATCATTGAAACAGGTATCGACGTACCTAGTGCCAACACCATTATTATGGATAGAGCCGACCATTTAGGTTTGGCGCAGCTACACCAGCTTCGCGGCCGTGTGGGTCGTTCCCATCACCAAGCATACGCCTACTTGTTAACGCCCCATCCAAAGCGCATGACCAAAGATGCGGTAAAACGTTTAGAAGCGATATCTCAGCTTGAAGATTTAGGTGCAGGTTTCGCCCTTGCTACCCACGACTTAGAAATTCGTGGTGCGGGCGAGCTGTTAGGCGATGACCAATCAGGCCAAATTGCTAGCATTGGTTTTAGCTTATACATGGACATGCTTGATAAAGCCGTTAACGCGCTTAAAGAAGGTAGAGAGCCGTCATTAGACGATGCAACATCAGGCCACACCGAGGTTGAATTACGTATTCCAGCCCTGTTGCCTGAAGACTACATTGCCGACGTTAACACCCGCCTATCGCTATACAAACGCTTGGCAAGCTGCACAACGCAAGAAGATATTGACGAGTTCCAGGTTGAATGTATCGACCGTTTTGGTCTGTTACCAGAGCCTGCTAAAAACTTGATAGAGGTGGCTGAAATTAAACTAAAAGCCCAAGACTTAGGCATTCTAAAAGTGGACTTGTCGGCCCAAGGCGGTACCATAGAGTTTAAAGAAACTACCAAGGTCAACCCGGGCTTTATTATCAGCTTGGTACAAACCAAACCCAACACCTTTAAGTTTGAAGGAAGCCAAAAACTGCGTTTGGTGAAAAAGACCGAAACAGCTAAAGAGCGCATCGCGTTTATTAGCGATATTATTGCCGATTTTGCAAAGGAGTCGCGGTAA
- a CDS encoding PilZ domain-containing protein, whose translation MSIEEKKAQFDEYFSIVHSINVNMRPLDVDEAVPDEEHIEDAMPYAFRIASEMAAIEAQALRPLRNLGDHAETLAEFLNLQSRKIDLMMSFVLHQQDDPGLRHKSVKFGGGGVVIETSSPLEIGLKAELKLFLDAEAAAIFCYGEVITCEQVEDSYHIAFIFNTIREQDQELLVRASLHIQTQQLRKRAKEKKAGSE comes from the coding sequence ATGAGCATAGAAGAAAAAAAAGCCCAATTCGATGAATACTTCTCAATTGTGCATAGCATAAACGTGAATATGCGCCCTTTAGATGTAGATGAAGCTGTCCCTGATGAAGAGCATATTGAAGATGCTATGCCCTATGCGTTTCGCATTGCCAGCGAAATGGCTGCGATAGAAGCCCAGGCACTTCGCCCACTAAGAAATTTAGGTGATCACGCAGAGACACTCGCTGAGTTTTTAAATCTTCAATCTCGCAAAATAGACCTAATGATGTCGTTCGTGCTCCATCAACAAGACGACCCGGGATTGCGGCATAAGTCTGTTAAATTTGGTGGCGGCGGCGTGGTTATTGAAACTTCATCGCCGTTAGAAATAGGTCTCAAAGCTGAACTTAAACTTTTTCTTGATGCAGAAGCGGCCGCTATTTTTTGCTATGGCGAAGTTATTACTTGCGAGCAAGTAGAAGATAGTTACCATATCGCTTTTATTTTTAATACTATTCGAGAGCAAGATCAGGAGCTTCTAGTTCGCGCCAGTTTACATATTCAAACTCAACAGTTAAGAAAACGGGCGAAAGAGAAAAAAGCGGGATCTGAATAA
- a CDS encoding lipoprotein-releasing ABC transporter permease subunit, which translates to MFYPLSAFIAYRYAKSNRASQTSFVSFINRFSVAGIALGLTALIIVVSVMNGLEGQLKQRILGIVPHIEVALTPTEFVNKVNSITHADNHHRESEKTLAQDNEASNSERSLVEPLGNLSKTITGVIAHMPYREAEAVVQSRSDLRGVQVHGVLPSTMLDNTLVAKQMEFGSFDALTPGSFNAIIGRALAVKLDTRLGDKLRVMVAGASVYTPFGRMPSQRLVTVVGVFDMGSQMDDKVIYMNVHDANRLMRDPKGQGMSVRLFLDDAFDYLTVIKTLSDSMDISKKHVKTWRERQGPLFDAVKMEKNMMMLMLLLIVAVAAFNIVSALVMVVTEKQGDIAVLQTQGMLPRTIMWIFVLNGLFNGLKGAGIGLLLGVLITLQLNNILMLIGSPLALAADGSGLPIDMNIVQIVSITGLSLLLCVAASLYPALKAMKIQPSQALQNE; encoded by the coding sequence ATGTTTTATCCTCTCTCAGCGTTTATTGCTTACCGGTATGCTAAATCTAATAGAGCCAGTCAGACGAGTTTCGTCTCATTCATTAATCGTTTTTCTGTCGCAGGTATTGCGCTCGGTCTGACAGCGTTGATCATTGTTGTATCCGTTATGAACGGATTGGAAGGGCAATTGAAGCAGCGCATTTTAGGCATTGTCCCGCATATTGAAGTTGCTTTAACGCCTACAGAATTTGTGAATAAAGTGAACAGCATCACTCATGCTGATAATCATCATCGCGAGAGTGAAAAAACACTAGCGCAAGACAATGAAGCATCTAATTCTGAAAGATCGCTTGTTGAACCTTTAGGAAATTTAAGTAAAACAATAACGGGAGTGATAGCGCATATGCCCTACAGGGAAGCTGAGGCGGTTGTCCAGTCTCGCTCGGATTTACGTGGTGTGCAGGTTCACGGCGTACTTCCTTCTACCATGCTCGACAATACGCTAGTGGCAAAGCAAATGGAGTTCGGCTCTTTTGACGCACTAACACCCGGCAGTTTTAACGCCATTATCGGACGTGCATTGGCCGTGAAGCTTGATACACGATTAGGCGATAAACTCAGAGTAATGGTTGCAGGAGCCAGTGTTTACACTCCGTTCGGTAGAATGCCAAGTCAGCGGCTTGTAACCGTGGTGGGTGTTTTTGATATGGGCTCTCAGATGGATGATAAAGTTATCTATATGAATGTTCATGACGCCAACCGTTTAATGCGTGATCCGAAGGGCCAGGGAATGTCAGTACGCTTGTTTTTAGATGACGCTTTCGATTATTTAACTGTAATAAAAACGCTGTCTGATTCTATGGATATTTCAAAAAAGCATGTTAAAACGTGGCGAGAAAGGCAAGGACCGCTTTTCGATGCAGTTAAAATGGAAAAAAACATGATGATGTTAATGTTGCTACTTATTGTAGCGGTTGCCGCATTTAACATTGTCTCGGCATTGGTCATGGTAGTCACAGAGAAACAAGGAGATATTGCGGTTTTACAAACTCAGGGAATGTTGCCTCGCACAATAATGTGGATATTTGTGCTCAATGGTTTATTCAATGGATTAAAAGGCGCAGGCATTGGCTTACTGTTGGGGGTGTTAATAACGCTGCAACTGAATAATATTTTAATGCTCATAGGCTCGCCGCTAGCTCTTGCAGCTGATGGAAGCGGGCTCCCAATAGACATGAATATCGTCCAAATAGTCAGCATAACGGGGCTATCTTTATTACTATGTGTGGCCGCAAGTTTATATCCTGCATTGAAAGCAATGAAAATACAGCCATCTCAAGCGCTACAAAACGAATAA
- a CDS encoding phosphoribosyltransferase, protein MNKNFITSQSLLQDSFRLAAKVYEDGFRPDFIIGIWRGGAPIGIAVQEFFEFKDTSTDHIAVRTSSYYGINKQSKEIRVHGLHYLVENANANDKLLIVDDVFDSGRSVDALIKQINKLMRLNMPKDIRIACPWYKPQNNTTDIVPDYYVNESDEWLVFPHEIAGLSEEEIREGKGELADVMDILFDK, encoded by the coding sequence ATGAACAAGAATTTTATCACCTCGCAATCGCTTTTACAGGATTCCTTTCGCTTAGCGGCAAAGGTTTATGAAGACGGCTTCCGTCCAGATTTTATCATCGGTATTTGGCGTGGTGGTGCTCCAATTGGCATAGCAGTGCAAGAGTTTTTTGAGTTTAAAGATACGTCTACCGATCACATTGCGGTGCGCACATCTTCCTACTACGGCATCAACAAACAATCAAAGGAAATTAGAGTGCACGGCTTGCACTATCTGGTTGAAAATGCCAATGCTAACGATAAGTTATTGATTGTTGACGATGTTTTCGATTCTGGCCGTAGTGTTGATGCACTTATTAAGCAAATCAACAAACTGATGCGCCTTAATATGCCAAAAGATATCAGAATAGCGTGTCCATGGTACAAGCCTCAAAATAATACGACTGATATTGTCCCTGACTACTATGTCAATGAAAGTGATGAATGGTTGGTGTTCCCTCATGAAATCGCAGGCCTTTCCGAGGAAGAAATTCGCGAAGGTAAAGGTGAGCTTGCAGATGTTATGGATATTTTATTTGATAAATAA
- a CDS encoding sensor histidine kinase: protein MTKDYENLLEDLALVYRLKEQAEAHKRESDALLEGTRALLTAKNEKDLYDKIFHIFKKLYHYKACFVLENDSQGTLCCTNSTHAPLLGTLWQIDDTLSRAVKSSPVALFNITSQPSWKQHLHLFDTSVKSVLYCPFNVHQERAVIVFCHDTLGFYTQEYVDMANRYRTFTEQIAMSMQAKLMALETVRLKEEKAKVEKSLIDAEKMASLGLLAAGVAHEINNPIAFINSNMHFLKNVLPALSSMQNIVLSLAASVSDSERNHIMKQAIKWKQENKIDSLSDEIADICNESEDGLNRVNDIITSLRSFSHDADISEDDTVNVSECVAHALRLVNSELKHKVKIVQDLQDTPLVYGKTGKLNQVLVNLFVNAAQAMDSGGILTLISAENKKDKCVYLKIQDTGCGIEKHELPKLFEPFYTTKPTGKGTGLGLYISFSIVEAMGGSISVESEVNVGTTFTLTFPIAKEGKKPHENAASA from the coding sequence ATGACAAAAGATTATGAGAACCTACTGGAAGACTTAGCGTTAGTCTACAGGTTAAAAGAACAAGCAGAAGCGCATAAACGAGAAAGCGATGCATTACTAGAGGGCACGCGTGCATTACTTACGGCTAAAAATGAGAAAGACCTTTATGACAAGATTTTTCATATTTTCAAAAAGCTATACCACTACAAAGCGTGTTTTGTTTTAGAAAACGATAGCCAAGGAACACTGTGCTGTACTAATAGTACGCATGCTCCATTACTTGGCACGCTTTGGCAAATTGATGACACGCTTTCAAGGGCAGTTAAAAGTTCGCCGGTTGCATTATTCAACATCACATCACAACCTTCGTGGAAACAACATCTTCACCTTTTCGATACGTCAGTAAAATCAGTACTTTATTGCCCATTCAATGTTCATCAGGAACGTGCTGTCATTGTTTTTTGTCATGATACTCTGGGCTTTTACACGCAAGAGTACGTTGACATGGCGAATCGTTACAGAACCTTTACCGAACAAATTGCGATGAGCATGCAGGCCAAATTAATGGCTCTTGAAACGGTTCGCCTGAAAGAAGAAAAAGCAAAAGTCGAAAAAAGCCTTATCGATGCAGAAAAAATGGCGTCATTGGGTCTTCTCGCGGCCGGTGTTGCACATGAAATAAACAATCCCATCGCTTTTATAAACAGCAATATGCACTTCCTTAAAAATGTGTTGCCTGCACTCTCTAGCATGCAAAATATTGTCCTTTCACTTGCCGCTAGCGTTTCTGATAGCGAACGCAATCACATTATGAAGCAGGCCATAAAGTGGAAGCAGGAAAACAAAATTGATTCTCTTAGTGATGAGATAGCAGATATCTGTAATGAATCAGAAGATGGCCTCAACAGAGTTAACGATATCATTACTAGTCTTCGTTCTTTCTCGCACGATGCCGATATTAGCGAGGATGATACGGTCAACGTTAGTGAATGCGTTGCTCACGCGCTAAGACTGGTCAACAGTGAACTGAAACACAAAGTAAAAATCGTGCAAGATTTACAAGATACGCCATTAGTTTACGGCAAAACAGGTAAACTGAACCAAGTGCTTGTCAATTTGTTCGTGAATGCTGCGCAGGCCATGGATAGTGGCGGAATACTTACTCTTATCAGCGCTGAAAACAAAAAAGACAAGTGCGTGTATCTAAAAATACAAGACACGGGATGCGGCATTGAAAAACATGAACTTCCAAAGCTATTTGAACCTTTTTATACAACCAAACCTACGGGAAAAGGAACCGGTTTAGGGCTGTACATATCATTCTCGATTGTCGAGGCGATGGGTGGAAGTATTAGCGTGGAGAGTGAAGTGAATGTCGGCACAACGTTTACACTTACCTTTCCAATAGCAAAAGAGGGTAAAAAGCCGCATGAAAATGCGGCTTCAGCGTAA
- a CDS encoding FIST signal transduction protein, whose product MNVDSFSIEKKSGLDLSADVQQKLSNSHYELIVCYSNCLVHYQEIATAISRHCASFLVSSSCLGALHCNADIQTPSASVSMFCISDENGAYGVGSAEVSNSTAFEAGRNAILNALENAKRPFESPSLIWCALCTGEEEQTLRGIASVVGEHIPVFGGSCADNTVSGEWYNAAQNTGGSDTVIVAVMYPSTPISFSYSSGYKPTDTTFTLTKAVGRKLVELNGLPASIAYNDATNGLINNQLSGGQILGLTSSAPLGRPVTLNNGAVNYLLCHPDQVDENGALNVFSEVLENEELVLMEGSISSLTARAERVVSNAIMLLPEGRKPVGVLMIYCAGCRLMVGDEIDKMLVALHKEFDSIPFCGTFTFGEQGRFLDGRNRHGNLMISAVVFSV is encoded by the coding sequence ATGAATGTTGACTCATTTAGTATTGAAAAAAAATCTGGGTTAGATTTAAGTGCCGATGTCCAACAAAAGCTAAGCAATAGTCACTATGAATTAATTGTTTGTTATAGCAACTGCTTGGTTCATTATCAGGAGATTGCCACAGCAATCTCACGACACTGCGCATCTTTTCTCGTGTCTTCGTCTTGTTTAGGCGCTTTGCATTGTAATGCTGATATACAGACCCCCAGTGCCTCAGTGAGTATGTTTTGCATTTCAGACGAAAACGGCGCTTATGGAGTCGGCAGTGCAGAAGTATCAAATAGCACTGCTTTTGAAGCAGGTAGGAACGCTATTTTAAACGCGCTTGAAAACGCCAAGCGGCCGTTTGAAAGCCCTTCACTCATCTGGTGCGCATTGTGCACCGGTGAAGAAGAACAAACCTTACGTGGTATCGCTAGTGTTGTCGGAGAACATATCCCTGTCTTTGGGGGCTCTTGTGCCGACAATACAGTCTCTGGAGAATGGTATAACGCCGCGCAAAATACAGGTGGTTCCGACACTGTTATCGTCGCTGTCATGTATCCTTCTACACCTATCAGTTTTAGCTACAGTTCCGGTTACAAACCAACTGATACTACTTTTACTCTCACAAAAGCAGTAGGAAGAAAGCTTGTAGAACTCAATGGTTTGCCAGCTAGCATAGCTTATAACGACGCCACCAACGGGCTCATTAATAACCAGTTATCTGGTGGTCAAATTTTGGGGCTCACCTCGTCTGCACCGTTAGGGAGACCCGTTACGTTAAACAACGGAGCAGTTAATTATTTATTGTGTCACCCAGATCAAGTCGATGAAAATGGGGCACTCAACGTTTTTTCTGAAGTGTTAGAAAACGAAGAACTTGTGCTAATGGAAGGGAGTATTTCTAGCCTAACCGCGCGAGCCGAGCGAGTCGTCAGCAATGCTATTATGCTTCTTCCTGAGGGTAGAAAACCTGTAGGTGTGCTAATGATTTATTGCGCTGGATGCAGGCTGATGGTGGGGGACGAAATTGACAAAATGCTGGTAGCGCTTCACAAAGAGTTTGACAGCATTCCATTTTGCGGCACGTTTACTTTTGGCGAACAAGGTAGGTTTTTAGATGGTCGAAACAGGCACGGAAACCTTATGATTTCAGCGGTAGTGTTCTCCGTATGA
- a CDS encoding energy-coupling factor ABC transporter permease, whose product MSTLQIFGLLAYGIFLVSAFRYTDLVHFANNKRQQHLVFGAAASLFVLWLFKAGIFDGLDVHFLGLTVVTLMLGFRLAVISSLIAFLGAYLVGYGNWANFGVAGLLGNILPISITYLFYMLSFHHIPRQLFVYIFVCAFFPAALSIALKTICLGMFYFADGIYTWDVIFDNYVLLIPLLVFPEALLNGMAITLLVIYHPAWVYTFHDKFYLDK is encoded by the coding sequence GTGAGTACACTGCAAATTTTTGGCTTGTTAGCCTATGGAATATTCCTAGTATCTGCATTTAGGTATACGGACCTCGTACACTTTGCTAACAACAAACGCCAACAACATCTTGTGTTTGGGGCCGCTGCTTCTTTGTTCGTACTTTGGTTATTCAAAGCCGGTATTTTTGACGGCCTAGATGTTCACTTTTTAGGCCTAACCGTCGTCACTTTAATGTTAGGCTTCAGGCTAGCGGTTATTTCATCACTCATCGCTTTTTTAGGTGCTTATCTCGTTGGCTATGGAAACTGGGCCAACTTTGGTGTTGCTGGATTGCTTGGAAATATTTTACCCATTTCCATAACTTACCTATTTTATATGCTGTCTTTTCACCATATTCCAAGGCAACTTTTCGTGTATATATTCGTGTGCGCATTTTTTCCAGCGGCACTATCCATTGCACTGAAGACCATTTGTTTGGGTATGTTTTACTTCGCAGATGGTATCTATACCTGGGATGTTATTTTCGATAACTATGTACTTCTCATTCCATTATTAGTTTTCCCAGAGGCCTTGCTCAATGGCATGGCAATTACACTTCTCGTTATTTATCACCCTGCGTGGGTATATACTTTCCACGATAAATTCTATTTGGATAAGTAA
- the xthA gene encoding exodeoxyribonuclease III, giving the protein MKVISFNINGIRARLHQLQAVIDKHDPDVIGLQEIKVHNEQFPVDAIASMGYHVHFHGQKSHYGVAFLSKKEPISVSMGFPTDDEDAQRRMIMLKTTDSSGQPVTVLNGYFPQGENQKHETKYPAKRKFYQDLMAYLNNHHSPDDNIIVMGDMNISHTDLDIGIGEENRKRWLRTGKCSFLPEEREWLNTLLDWGFEDSFRTLNPGTNEKFSWFDYRSKGFNDNRGLRIDLILATKSLHEKLELADIDYELRGIEKPSDHAPIWATYAV; this is encoded by the coding sequence ATGAAAGTTATTTCTTTTAATATCAATGGTATTCGCGCTCGTCTGCACCAGCTTCAAGCCGTCATTGATAAGCACGATCCAGACGTCATAGGTCTTCAGGAAATCAAAGTACACAATGAGCAATTCCCGGTTGATGCAATAGCATCTATGGGCTACCACGTGCATTTTCACGGTCAGAAGAGCCACTATGGCGTAGCGTTTCTTTCTAAAAAAGAGCCCATCTCAGTTTCAATGGGTTTCCCAACAGATGATGAAGATGCTCAACGCAGGATGATAATGCTAAAAACCACGGATAGTTCAGGGCAGCCCGTAACAGTGCTCAACGGCTATTTCCCGCAAGGCGAAAATCAAAAGCATGAGACCAAGTACCCAGCAAAGCGAAAATTTTACCAAGATTTAATGGCTTATTTAAATAACCATCACTCGCCTGACGACAACATAATTGTTATGGGTGACATGAATATCTCTCACACTGATTTAGACATTGGTATTGGGGAAGAAAATCGAAAGCGTTGGTTACGAACCGGTAAATGTAGTTTTTTGCCAGAAGAAAGAGAGTGGCTGAATACCTTGTTAGATTGGGGCTTTGAAGACAGTTTTCGCACTTTGAATCCTGGCACTAACGAGAAGTTTTCATGGTTTGATTACCGCTCAAAAGGCTTTAACGACAATCGAGGCCTGCGAATCGATTTGATCCTAGCCACCAAATCGCTCCATGAAAAGCTTGAATTAGCAGACATCGATTATGAATTAAGAGGAATAGAAAAACCTTCAGATCATGCCCCAATTTGGGCGACCTACGCGGTTTAA
- a CDS encoding DUF2750 domain-containing protein, giving the protein MFPETISEKLSDAVIEQAMKLTAEDRQELVVSYAEKSKELWLVQGAEGFVMFEGEQQVQLPIFPHKDLTDTFISMNGIEGQSVSITLDEFKSTWLPGLEKNGVELVMFPTTSDAENLVMTANDLLAAFDN; this is encoded by the coding sequence GTGTTCCCAGAAACCATATCGGAAAAATTGAGTGACGCCGTCATTGAACAAGCAATGAAGTTAACTGCAGAAGATAGACAAGAGTTGGTGGTAAGCTATGCAGAAAAGTCAAAAGAATTGTGGCTTGTTCAAGGGGCTGAGGGATTTGTTATGTTTGAGGGAGAACAACAGGTGCAGCTTCCCATCTTTCCTCATAAAGATTTGACCGACACGTTTATATCGATGAATGGTATTGAGGGGCAAAGCGTAAGTATTACGCTAGATGAATTTAAATCGACATGGCTGCCGGGGCTAGAAAAAAACGGCGTAGAACTCGTGATGTTTCCTACCACAAGCGATGCTGAAAATCTCGTAATGACAGCAAATGATTTACTGGCAGCGTTTGATAATTAA